One window of Roseofilum capinflatum BLCC-M114 genomic DNA carries:
- a CDS encoding Uma2 family endonuclease, with the protein MTLSPTLTLPPLENGDRLTRSEFERRYATMPHLKKAELIEGTVYMASALRAKSHGKPHAQIMAWLGAYWAATPGVELLDNATVRLDRNNEPQPDALLRIETDGQSTISEDDYVEGPPELIVEIAASSASIDLNQKRNIYCRNQVQEYLVWRTYDGAFDWFCWQNGEYVLLNADADGICRSLVFPGLWLAKDALLAGDLAQVLAVLQQGVRDREMGR; encoded by the coding sequence ATGACTCTATCCCCAACTCTGACCCTGCCGCCTTTGGAAAATGGCGATCGCCTAACGCGCAGCGAATTTGAGCGCCGCTACGCCACCATGCCTCACCTCAAAAAAGCCGAACTCATCGAAGGAACCGTTTATATGGCATCTGCCCTACGTGCCAAATCCCACGGAAAACCCCACGCCCAGATTATGGCTTGGCTGGGAGCTTACTGGGCTGCGACTCCTGGAGTGGAACTCTTGGATAATGCCACAGTTCGTCTCGATCGCAACAATGAACCTCAACCTGATGCTCTCCTTCGCATCGAAACTGACGGCCAAAGTACCATTAGCGAGGATGACTATGTAGAAGGCCCCCCGGAACTCATTGTGGAAATTGCCGCTAGTAGCGCTTCCATTGACCTCAACCAAAAACGCAACATCTACTGTCGCAACCAAGTCCAAGAATATTTAGTCTGGCGAACCTATGATGGAGCCTTCGACTGGTTCTGCTGGCAAAATGGGGAGTATGTGCTATTAAATGCCGATGCTGATGGAATCTGCCGTTCGCTTGTTTTTCCTGGCTTGTGGCTCGCAAAAGATGCACTGCTGGCAGGAGATTTAGCCCAGGTATTGGCAGTTTTGCAACAGGGAGTCCGGGATAGGGAGATGGGGAGATAG
- a CDS encoding PEP-CTERM sorting domain-containing protein, whose product MLTNQSGISAVSRTVKRVALGVTSVVLCWSGLNLDSKANAAQFSVLWWDTTTHPNAPSPLRQEMSDFLDAFTVDGEDLFDSTYVVDRTPGGLATHLDSHTYDVIVLDTDYFRRDMAFPFGTADQEALKQHYKDKSNLMLDGSFLIRSLNFFPQVDFPGPNNAFGNFTANQVYTIANRGGGIVIGNDDFSHQLDANFMLGAILPGAEFSGASNPSTDGVFYGADLLNSAVAVSPNDIFTNWSSIPNQGVAPTGDFIDFLGNPVTLYSQVDVANKPGGGQKYSYISTSWKPDECTTAVTGTSPACHKKVPEPSALLALLAVGGVGSLLKRR is encoded by the coding sequence ATGTTAACGAACCAATCTGGGATTAGTGCAGTTTCTCGCACCGTTAAGCGCGTTGCTCTTGGGGTAACCTCTGTGGTTCTCTGTTGGAGCGGTTTGAACCTGGACTCGAAAGCGAACGCTGCTCAGTTTTCGGTCTTGTGGTGGGATACAACAACTCATCCCAATGCTCCAAGTCCACTGCGTCAAGAAATGTCTGATTTTCTAGACGCTTTTACCGTTGATGGCGAAGATCTCTTTGATAGCACTTATGTAGTTGATCGCACTCCTGGAGGACTCGCTACCCATTTAGACTCTCATACCTATGATGTCATTGTCTTGGATACTGACTATTTTAGGCGGGATATGGCTTTTCCATTTGGAACCGCAGACCAGGAAGCTTTAAAACAGCACTATAAAGACAAGTCCAATTTGATGTTGGATGGTTCGTTCCTGATTCGTAGTCTGAATTTTTTCCCCCAAGTCGATTTTCCTGGGCCAAACAATGCCTTTGGCAATTTTACAGCTAATCAAGTCTATACAATCGCCAACAGGGGAGGTGGCATCGTAATTGGTAATGATGACTTTAGCCATCAACTTGATGCTAACTTTATGTTAGGGGCAATCCTACCAGGTGCAGAATTTAGTGGAGCTAGTAATCCTTCTACTGATGGAGTGTTCTACGGTGCAGACTTGCTTAATAGCGCGGTAGCCGTTTCACCTAATGATATTTTCACTAATTGGAGTAGTATACCTAATCAAGGAGTTGCTCCCACGGGGGATTTTATCGACTTCTTGGGCAACCCGGTCACTCTTTACAGTCAAGTGGATGTTGCCAATAAACCCGGTGGTGGGCAAAAGTATTCCTATATTTCCACCAGTTGGAAACCGGATGAATGTACGACTGCCGTCACCGGGACAAGCCCTGCCTGTCATAAAAAAGTGCCCGAACCTTCCGCACTTTTGGCACTTTTGGCGGTTGGGGGTGTTGGTTCCCTGTTGAAGCGGCGTTAA
- the dprA gene encoding DNA-processing protein DprA → MTERAFWLAWSQLPKMGPILLQRIEERFGSLAAAWQADTIALSGVEGVGLKTAESLVRHRRAIDPIAFLEQHLQTNPQFWTPSDRLYPRLLLEIPNPPPVLYYRGTVEPEDNQGLRPAVAIVGTREPTDYGRRWTYRLSRQLAERGFTIISGMAQGIDTQAHRGCLEGGGRTIAVLGTGVDIIYPPGNQSLYNQILEQGLAVSEYPTGVQPNRAHFPQRNRIVAGLSRAVLVTEAPTQSGALITARLANEFGRDVYVLPGRIDDSNSKGCLALISKGAQVLIHEGYLLELLSQIPELDPAIPREIAPTQQLSLFSPSPSPSPAPMPSLPPLQQKVLAAVNMEPTSLDAIVAQSGLSAPEVSSTLIELELLGFVSQLPGMRYQR, encoded by the coding sequence ATGACAGAACGTGCGTTTTGGTTGGCCTGGTCACAATTGCCAAAGATGGGGCCGATTTTGTTACAACGGATTGAGGAGCGTTTTGGGAGCTTGGCCGCAGCTTGGCAGGCAGATACGATCGCCCTCAGTGGGGTGGAAGGTGTGGGTCTCAAAACCGCAGAATCCTTGGTGCGTCATCGTCGAGCCATCGATCCGATCGCCTTTTTAGAGCAGCATTTACAAACCAATCCTCAGTTTTGGACTCCGAGCGATCGCCTTTATCCTCGATTATTACTAGAAATCCCCAATCCGCCACCCGTATTATATTATCGGGGCACAGTCGAACCAGAAGACAATCAGGGACTCCGGCCCGCAGTAGCCATTGTGGGCACTCGCGAACCCACCGACTATGGCAGACGATGGACGTATCGCCTTAGTAGACAGTTAGCAGAACGGGGATTTACGATTATTTCTGGCATGGCTCAAGGGATTGATACTCAAGCCCATCGGGGTTGTTTAGAGGGGGGAGGACGGACGATCGCCGTTTTGGGAACTGGAGTTGATATTATTTATCCTCCAGGAAATCAATCGCTTTATAACCAGATCCTCGAACAAGGGTTAGCCGTGAGTGAATATCCCACCGGAGTCCAGCCCAACCGCGCCCATTTTCCCCAACGGAATCGGATCGTGGCAGGTTTGAGTCGAGCGGTATTAGTTACCGAAGCGCCTACCCAGTCAGGAGCCTTGATTACAGCCCGATTAGCCAATGAATTTGGCCGGGATGTCTATGTATTGCCCGGTCGCATTGACGATTCCAATTCTAAAGGATGTCTGGCTTTAATCAGTAAAGGGGCACAAGTGTTGATTCATGAAGGGTATTTATTAGAACTGTTATCCCAGATTCCGGAACTCGATCCGGCGATTCCTAGGGAGATAGCCCCCACTCAACAGCTCTCCTTGTTTTCGCCCTCTCCCTCTCCCTCTCCTGCACCGATGCCCTCCTTACCCCCATTGCAACAAAAAGTTTTAGCGGCAGTGAACATGGAACCTACTTCCCTAGATGCGATCGTAGCCCAAAGCGGCTTAAGTGCCCCAGAAGTCTCCTCTACTTTAATTGAATTAGAGCTACTCGGATTCGTCTCCCAGTTACCCGGAATGCGATACCAGCGTTAA
- a CDS encoding adenylate/guanylate cyclase domain-containing protein, which produces MILEFSDDADRLVGGEEPLRVGESFQFYFPETYGIEEILELIFLGEQESFDIKAISRSSDVHSSLYVDLYFLANSHGSECQELIVFLEDVTDRMNLEQSLVQATNENSIAINALAKSENYIQQLIHSMAEALIVTNHLGEIKTINPAVYDLLKYSQEELIGQPISYLLGDHPLSHEWVADEAFLQGKVLTDIEVVIANKQGEKLSIAFSCAALDTDVPSLKDVLYVGRDITKTKQAQKRLYIQYSVARVLSRSLMLDEALPNILRVLVENLEWDMGIYWIPKQIKDHNGNPVSTNKLLRQTLWKMPDAEFPKVSKLREVKLMPGEGWLGQIYRDNQPRWITHVESERETLQKELGLIENVTAIVGFPVSSDEEKLGMITLFSQTPQPMDEELVQMLAGIGNQLCQFIKRKKIEISLFYQKKQTEKLLHNILPARIAELLKQTSGAIAEYFEEVTVLFADIVGFTKLSEEKSASELVSLLNLIFSKFDQLTEDYRLEKIKTIGDAYMVVGGLPTPRRDHAEAIAKMALSMQAAMAELNQEMNTNFQIRIGVNTGPVVAGVIGKKKFSYDLWGDTVNTASRMESHGIPGQIQVTQATYEHLKLNYYLQHRGKITIKGKGEMDTYMLTGKRANP; this is translated from the coding sequence ATGATTTTAGAGTTCTCTGACGATGCAGATCGATTGGTTGGTGGTGAAGAACCGCTCAGAGTTGGGGAGTCATTTCAATTTTATTTTCCGGAAACTTATGGAATAGAAGAAATTTTAGAGTTGATTTTTTTAGGGGAACAAGAGAGCTTTGATATTAAGGCAATTTCTCGTTCATCGGATGTGCATAGTTCTCTATATGTGGATCTATATTTTTTGGCTAATTCTCACGGTTCTGAATGTCAGGAGTTGATCGTATTCCTGGAAGATGTGACAGACCGGATGAATCTAGAACAAAGTTTAGTCCAAGCCACGAATGAAAATAGTATTGCTATTAATGCTTTAGCTAAATCAGAAAACTATATCCAACAACTGATTCACTCGATGGCGGAAGCACTCATTGTGACGAATCATTTGGGAGAAATTAAGACCATTAATCCGGCAGTATATGATTTACTTAAGTATAGTCAGGAGGAGCTAATTGGTCAACCGATTAGTTATCTTTTGGGCGATCATCCCTTAAGTCATGAGTGGGTTGCAGATGAAGCCTTTTTGCAGGGAAAAGTTTTAACGGATATTGAAGTTGTGATTGCCAATAAACAGGGAGAGAAACTGTCAATTGCTTTTTCTTGTGCTGCTTTAGATACGGATGTACCGAGCTTGAAAGATGTGTTGTATGTGGGTCGGGATATTACGAAAACCAAACAGGCACAGAAACGACTGTATATTCAGTATAGTGTGGCGCGGGTGTTGTCGCGATCGCTGATGCTGGATGAAGCTTTACCCAATATCCTGCGGGTGTTGGTGGAAAATTTAGAGTGGGATATGGGGATTTATTGGATTCCCAAGCAGATTAAAGACCACAATGGCAACCCGGTTTCGACGAATAAACTATTACGACAAACCCTATGGAAAATGCCTGACGCTGAGTTTCCCAAGGTATCTAAACTCAGAGAAGTGAAGCTCATGCCAGGGGAGGGATGGTTAGGACAAATTTATCGGGATAATCAACCGAGATGGATTACCCATGTCGAATCGGAGAGAGAAACGCTACAGAAGGAATTAGGGTTAATTGAGAATGTTACGGCGATCGTGGGTTTTCCGGTGTCGAGTGATGAAGAGAAATTGGGCATGATTACCCTGTTTAGCCAAACTCCCCAACCGATGGATGAAGAGTTGGTGCAAATGCTGGCGGGAATTGGGAATCAACTGTGCCAATTTATTAAGCGCAAGAAAATTGAGATTTCTCTGTTCTATCAGAAGAAACAAACGGAAAAGCTGCTGCATAATATTCTGCCTGCGAGAATTGCGGAATTGCTTAAACAGACTTCAGGGGCGATCGCTGAATATTTTGAGGAAGTGACCGTTCTGTTTGCCGATATTGTCGGGTTTACCAAGCTCTCCGAAGAAAAATCTGCCTCTGAATTAGTGTCCTTGCTGAACCTGATTTTCTCCAAATTCGACCAATTAACCGAAGACTATCGCTTAGAGAAAATCAAAACCATTGGCGATGCGTATATGGTGGTGGGAGGACTACCAACACCGCGCCGGGATCATGCGGAGGCGATCGCCAAAATGGCCTTAAGTATGCAAGCCGCCATGGCCGAACTCAACCAAGAAATGAACACCAACTTCCAGATCCGCATTGGTGTCAATACCGGCCCTGTGGTCGCTGGCGTAATCGGTAAAAAGAAATTTAGCTACGATTTATGGGGGGATACCGTCAACACAGCCAGCCGTATGGAATCCCACGGTATTCCTGGACAAATCCAAGTTACCCAAGCCACCTATGAGCATCTGAAGTTAAACTACTATCTTCAGCATCGCGGCAAGATTACCATTAAAGGCAAAGGAGAAATGGACACCTATATGCTCACCGGGAAGCGGGCAAATCCCTGA
- a CDS encoding DUF6272 family protein, protein MEKILGDFIKEFPPEHDSLELTFTPTSQPLKKRWKNNRLSAYFLAEYFSSFLPLDDDQRRVEESKASVSYIANELLENAIKFHDTSVSAKVIFGIHFLRQENESVIAAIFATNTVMTQKIKPLEVFIDQLLNEDLEELYIDQVEKSLEEDSTASGLGLISMIKDYGAILGWKITDSNAGLDFATITTMAKVKV, encoded by the coding sequence ATGGAAAAGATTTTAGGCGATTTTATTAAAGAATTTCCTCCAGAACACGACTCCTTAGAGTTAACTTTTACACCTACATCACAACCGTTAAAAAAACGCTGGAAGAACAATCGACTATCTGCTTACTTTCTGGCGGAATATTTCTCCAGTTTTTTACCTTTAGATGACGATCAGCGTCGCGTTGAAGAAAGTAAAGCTTCAGTCAGTTATATTGCCAATGAACTGCTGGAAAATGCGATCAAATTTCATGATACATCGGTGAGTGCTAAAGTAATTTTCGGCATTCATTTTCTTCGACAAGAAAATGAAAGTGTTATTGCCGCTATTTTTGCCACAAATACAGTAATGACTCAAAAGATTAAGCCTTTGGAAGTGTTTATCGATCAGTTACTCAATGAAGACTTAGAGGAGCTATATATCGATCAAGTGGAAAAGAGCCTAGAAGAGGATAGCACTGCATCTGGACTAGGGTTAATTAGTATGATTAAAGATTATGGAGCGATTTTAGGGTGGAAAATCACTGATTCTAACGCAGGTCTTGATTTTGCAACGATTACGACTATGGCTAAAGTCAAAGTTTGA
- the dnaK gene encoding molecular chaperone DnaK — protein MGRVVGIDLGTTNSVVAIMEGGKPMVIANAEGMRTTPSVVGFSKDGELVVGQMARRQSVLNPQNTFYAVKRYMGRRYGELNADSKRVPYTIRRDEVDNIKIKCPRLKKDFAPEEISAMILRKLADDASRYLGEPVTGAVITVPAYFNDSQRQATKDAGKIAGLEVKRILNEPTAASLAYGLERGAAQTILVFDLGGGTFDVSILEVGDGVFEVRSTSGDTQLGGNDFDQKIVDWLAEQFLETEGVDLRRDRQALQRLTEAAEKAKIELSGVTVTEINLPFITATEDGPKHLETRLTRSQFEELSGDLLSRLRRPIKRAMYDAGLSPVQIDEVVLVGGSTRIPIVQQLVRSFIDREPNQNVNPDEVVAVGAAIQAGILSGIVKDVLLLDVTPLSLGIETASGVMKKLIPRNTTIPVRRSDIFSTSQDNQTFVEVHILQGEREMSKDNKSLGRFRLSGIPPAPRGIPQIQVSLDIDANGILQVAALDRTTGREQGLTIQGASTLSSDEINQMIQDAERYAQVDRERRERVEKLNRAEALITQAERQLREATLDFGMQFANQYRRDIDPIVQELREYLRRGDDRGIDQAGADLQDILYDLNREVRLRMSEEEDDGFLGTLRRTFLGDDEDEFDRREAYDYNTPAYKTRREYGPGERNYPPAARDYPPARNYPPAQDYPPARNAPRDRDYGPPRDYPPARNAPRGRDYPPTRDYPPPRDYEPPGRDYPPTRDYPPPRSREPNRPPIRDSRRPSEPPSRGRYNQYNAYDDEDWGDDDEWL, from the coding sequence ATGGGTAGAGTAGTCGGCATTGACTTGGGGACAACGAACTCAGTGGTTGCCATTATGGAGGGCGGTAAGCCAATGGTGATCGCCAATGCAGAAGGGATGCGGACTACGCCTTCAGTGGTTGGCTTCAGTAAAGATGGCGAACTTGTGGTTGGGCAAATGGCCCGTCGCCAATCTGTCCTGAACCCGCAAAACACCTTTTATGCCGTAAAACGGTACATGGGACGCAGATATGGAGAACTCAACGCGGACTCCAAACGAGTGCCCTACACCATCCGTAGAGATGAAGTGGACAATATTAAGATTAAATGTCCTCGGCTGAAGAAAGATTTTGCTCCAGAAGAGATCTCGGCGATGATCTTACGGAAGTTGGCCGATGATGCGAGTCGTTACTTGGGGGAACCGGTGACTGGGGCTGTGATTACGGTTCCGGCTTATTTTAATGATTCCCAACGGCAAGCGACAAAGGATGCGGGGAAAATTGCCGGGTTGGAGGTGAAACGGATTCTGAATGAACCTACGGCTGCGTCCCTGGCTTATGGGTTAGAGCGGGGAGCCGCGCAAACGATCCTGGTGTTTGACTTGGGGGGAGGAACGTTTGATGTTTCGATCCTGGAAGTGGGCGATGGGGTGTTTGAAGTCCGGTCTACCAGTGGGGATACTCAGTTGGGGGGCAATGACTTTGACCAAAAAATTGTAGACTGGTTGGCGGAACAGTTTTTAGAGACGGAAGGAGTAGATTTACGACGCGATCGCCAAGCGCTGCAACGACTCACCGAAGCAGCAGAAAAAGCCAAAATTGAGCTGTCGGGGGTGACGGTAACGGAGATTAATCTACCGTTTATCACGGCAACGGAAGATGGGCCCAAACATTTAGAAACTCGATTGACGCGATCGCAATTTGAAGAGCTTTCTGGTGACTTGCTCTCCCGTCTGCGCCGTCCCATCAAACGCGCCATGTATGATGCCGGACTCAGCCCCGTGCAAATCGATGAAGTGGTACTCGTGGGCGGTTCTACCCGCATTCCCATCGTTCAGCAACTGGTTCGCAGTTTCATCGACAGAGAACCCAACCAAAACGTGAACCCCGATGAAGTGGTTGCCGTCGGCGCTGCCATTCAAGCCGGTATTCTTTCCGGTATTGTCAAAGATGTGCTGCTGCTGGATGTAACTCCCCTGTCCCTCGGTATCGAAACCGCCAGTGGCGTGATGAAAAAACTGATTCCCCGCAATACGACTATACCCGTGCGGCGATCGGATATTTTCTCCACCTCCCAAGACAACCAAACCTTCGTCGAAGTCCACATTCTCCAAGGGGAGCGGGAAATGTCCAAGGATAACAAATCCCTCGGTCGCTTCCGACTCTCCGGCATTCCCCCCGCTCCTAGGGGAATCCCCCAAATTCAGGTCTCCCTCGATATTGATGCCAACGGCATTCTCCAAGTCGCGGCCCTAGACCGCACCACTGGCCGAGAACAAGGCCTTACCATTCAAGGAGCCTCCACCCTCTCCTCCGACGAAATCAATCAAATGATCCAGGATGCCGAACGCTATGCCCAGGTTGACCGGGAGCGTCGGGAAAGAGTAGAAAAACTCAACCGCGCCGAAGCCCTCATTACCCAAGCCGAGCGCCAACTGCGGGAAGCCACCCTAGACTTTGGGATGCAGTTTGCCAACCAATACCGCCGGGATATCGATCCCATTGTCCAGGAACTGCGGGAATATTTGCGCCGAGGGGATGACCGAGGAATTGACCAAGCGGGAGCCGATTTACAAGACATTCTCTACGATCTCAATCGGGAAGTGCGCTTAAGGATGAGTGAAGAAGAGGATGATGGCTTTTTGGGAACTCTGCGGCGCACGTTCTTGGGGGATGATGAGGATGAATTCGATCGCCGTGAAGCCTACGATTATAATACCCCCGCCTATAAAACTCGACGGGAGTATGGGCCGGGAGAACGCAATTATCCCCCCGCAGCGCGAGATTATCCCCCCGCTAGAAATTATCCGCCCGCCCAGGATTATCCCCCGGCACGCAATGCTCCACGCGATCGAGACTATGGGCCCCCAAGGGATTATCCCCCGGCACGCAATGCTCCACGAGGGCGAGATTATCCTCCCACCAGGGACTATCCACCCCCACGAGACTATGAACCGCCAGGGCGAGATTATCCCCCGACAAGGGACTATCCACCCCCCCGGTCAAGGGAACCGAACCGCCCACCCATCCGAGACTCTCGCCGTCCGTCAGAACCGCCCAGCCGAGGCAGGTATAATCAATATAATGCCTATGATGATGAAGATTGGGGAGATGATGATGAATGGCTGTAA
- a CDS encoding DnaJ C-terminal domain-containing protein, with product MQNFRNYYEILGVSPDTPTEEIKRVYRRLARQYHPDLNPGDKEAEERFKDILEAYEVLSDPGKRTEYDQLSFFLRARQNNRKRNSGSKFSSAEIEYFSQFPTFDSFLDSLLNRRREVNQGEPTGRRSRPVERNAQAYSPGRSKVYNTVSSESRPVKRDIEALLTLPLEKAYRGGKERIRLEDGRSLEVEMPPGMVSGEKMRLRKLGMNGGDLYLKITVAPHPFLKIEGNEIYCKLPITPVEAILSGQVEVLTLDGLVKMNLPPGVKSGQKLRLANKGYPDNRGRRGDQVVEIEIQFPTELTPEQRELYEKLRGLEGNLREPLWKSEAES from the coding sequence ATGCAAAACTTTCGGAACTATTATGAGATTCTGGGAGTTAGCCCCGATACCCCCACTGAAGAGATCAAGCGGGTTTATCGCCGCTTGGCTCGTCAATATCATCCCGATCTCAATCCTGGTGATAAGGAAGCCGAGGAACGATTTAAGGATATTTTAGAAGCCTATGAAGTCCTCTCCGATCCGGGGAAACGGACGGAATACGATCAACTGAGCTTCTTTTTAAGAGCGCGGCAAAATAACCGTAAACGTAATAGTGGCTCGAAGTTTTCTTCGGCAGAAATTGAGTATTTTAGTCAGTTTCCTACTTTCGATAGTTTTCTCGATAGCTTGCTCAATCGTCGTCGAGAAGTGAATCAGGGAGAACCGACGGGAAGGCGATCGCGTCCTGTAGAGCGTAATGCCCAAGCCTACAGTCCCGGCCGCTCTAAAGTTTATAACACGGTGAGCAGTGAATCCCGACCCGTGAAGCGGGATATCGAAGCCCTATTAACCTTACCCCTAGAAAAAGCCTATCGCGGTGGAAAAGAGCGTATCCGCCTAGAAGATGGTCGCTCTTTAGAAGTAGAAATGCCCCCCGGTATGGTGAGCGGGGAAAAAATGCGCCTGCGGAAGTTGGGCATGAATGGCGGCGATTTATACCTAAAAATTACCGTTGCCCCCCACCCTTTTCTCAAGATTGAGGGCAATGAAATTTATTGTAAACTGCCTATTACTCCCGTCGAAGCGATTTTATCGGGACAAGTGGAAGTCCTCACCCTGGATGGATTGGTGAAAATGAATTTACCCCCAGGAGTCAAAAGTGGGCAAAAATTACGATTAGCCAATAAGGGATATCCCGATAACCGGGGAAGACGGGGGGATCAGGTGGTGGAAATTGAGATTCAGTTTCCCACCGAATTAACCCCAGAACAACGAGAACTGTATGAAAAATTGCGAGGTTTAGAGGGAAATTTGCGCGAACCCCTGTGGAAATCAGAGGCTGAATCTTAA
- a CDS encoding slr1659 superfamily regulator: MDFQNIETKDYKIDYDPESTTIQFRGELSLNGASEYDPIKQFLDRIAESEPSHLTLNLRELSFLNSSGISLITKFVIGLRKKPNIQLTVEGSVDVPWQSKSLKNLKKFLPNLELIVE; the protein is encoded by the coding sequence ATGGATTTTCAGAACATAGAAACCAAAGATTATAAAATTGATTACGATCCTGAATCAACAACCATTCAGTTTAGGGGTGAACTCAGTCTTAATGGAGCATCTGAGTACGATCCGATCAAGCAGTTTCTCGATCGCATTGCTGAGTCCGAGCCTTCCCATTTAACTTTAAACTTAAGAGAGTTAAGTTTTTTAAATAGTTCAGGAATTAGTTTGATTACCAAATTTGTGATTGGCTTGCGAAAAAAACCGAATATTCAGTTAACTGTAGAAGGTTCCGTCGATGTGCCTTGGCAAAGTAAATCTTTGAAGAACTTAAAAAAGTTTTTGCCGAATTTGGAGTTGATAGTCGAATGA